One stretch of Miscanthus floridulus cultivar M001 chromosome 18, ASM1932011v1, whole genome shotgun sequence DNA includes these proteins:
- the LOC136523775 gene encoding uncharacterized protein: MSEDYSRNNPSPDLVQQMVLIDIRNMLQSMGKDIRSFPLPDIDHSYDDASHIPREIFEEASIEQDPKDVLLCDSLNAKQRSAYDEIMADVYSKQGGLFFADGPSGTGKTFLYRALLTKLCSSDKLAVATATSRVAASIMPGGRTAHSHFKIPLTIEEGGCCRFTKQSGTAKLLQQASLIIWDEASMTKRQNVEALDNSLRDIMGQSDLSFGGKTVVLGGDFRQVLPVVRKGSKAQIVGASL; this comes from the coding sequence ATGTCAGAGGACTACAGCCGCAATAATCCATCCCCGGATCTGGTGCAACAGATGGTTTTGATAGACATTAGAAACATGCTGCAGTCTATGGGGAAGGACATAAGGTCATTTCCTCTTCCAGATATTGATCACTCATACGACGATGCTAGCCATATTCCTCGTGAGATATTTGAGGAAGCTAGCATCGAGCAGGATCCCAAAGATGTGCTATTGTGCGACTCACTCAACGCCAAGCAAAGGTCTGCCTACGATGAGATAATGGCCGATGTCTACAGCAAACAAGGTGGGCTATTCTTTGCGGATGGTCCTAGCGGGACGGGAAAGACCTTTTTGTATAGGGCACTTCTCACAAAACTATGTAGCTCGGACAAGCTTGCTGTGGCTACAGCTACATCTAGAGTCGCAGCATCCATAATGCCAGGTGGGAGGACAGCCCACTCGCATTTCAAGATACCCCTCACTATTGAAGAGGGTGGTTGCTGTAGGTTCACGAAACAAAGTGGTactgccaagttgttgcagcaaGCATCTCTCATAATTTGGGATGAGGCATCTATGACAAAGAGGCAAAATGTGGAAGCACTAGACAACAGCCTAAGGGATATAATGGGCCAGTCAGACCTATCGTTTGGTGGGAAGACTGTTGTCCTTGGTGGGGATTTTAGACAGGTCCTCCCTGTTGTGCGGAAAGGATCCAAGGCTCAAATAGTCGGTGCTTCTCTATGA